A window of the Chloroflexus sp. Y-396-1 genome harbors these coding sequences:
- a CDS encoding cytochrome c maturation protein CcmE, producing the protein MAVVTTPVRRGLAIKPVHVAGLGIILLAVVYGLFGFQEGFRAYTTSVDEAMQSTRSVQLAGFLGSTGEIDEQGRFTFMLQDENGKLIKVISDDPRPANFEQAISIVAIGRYDPNEQAFMADDLLVKCPSKYQELNQAKP; encoded by the coding sequence ATGGCAGTTGTAACTACTCCTGTACGTCGTGGTTTAGCGATCAAGCCAGTCCACGTCGCTGGCTTAGGGATTATCTTGCTGGCAGTTGTGTACGGTCTGTTTGGCTTTCAAGAAGGATTTCGGGCTTACACGACGAGCGTTGATGAGGCCATGCAAAGTACCCGCAGCGTGCAGTTGGCTGGCTTTCTGGGTAGTACTGGCGAGATCGATGAGCAAGGTCGGTTTACCTTTATGCTGCAAGATGAAAATGGTAAACTGATCAAGGTGATCTCTGATGATCCACGTCCGGCGAACTTCGAGCAGGCGATCAGCATCGTTGCGATTGGCCGTTATGACCCGAACGAGCAGGCTTTTATGGCCGATGACTTGCTGGTGAAATGCCCATCGAAGTACCAGGAACTTAATCAGGCTAAACCTTAA
- a CDS encoding ABC transporter ATP-binding protein, translated as MQLYVSQLSAGYNARIILSGISFELHRGEVLVVSGPNGSGKSTLLRILAGLQVPAGGTVYYTIGKQQFAPRDARHLIGWVAPDLSLYRELSGIENLRFFAQVRGLPVSDTALYELLELVGLGHRGDDQLAAYSSGMTQRLRYAFALLHRPPVLLLDEPTVTLDERGTAFVDRIITAQRRRGLTVIATNDPRELRYADLLLKLGIE; from the coding sequence ATGCAATTGTACGTATCACAACTCAGCGCCGGATACAATGCCCGCATCATCCTAAGCGGGATCAGTTTTGAACTTCACCGTGGCGAAGTGTTGGTCGTCAGTGGGCCAAATGGGAGCGGCAAGAGCACCCTGTTGCGCATCCTAGCTGGCCTCCAGGTACCTGCTGGCGGGACCGTCTATTACACTATTGGTAAACAGCAATTCGCCCCACGCGATGCTCGTCATCTTATCGGATGGGTGGCTCCCGATTTATCGCTCTACCGCGAGCTAAGCGGGATCGAAAATTTACGCTTTTTCGCGCAAGTCCGCGGACTGCCTGTATCGGATACAGCGCTGTACGAGTTGCTTGAGCTAGTTGGGCTAGGACATCGTGGCGACGACCAACTTGCCGCTTATTCATCAGGAATGACGCAGCGCCTGCGTTACGCCTTTGCCCTGCTTCATCGGCCACCGGTACTCTTACTTGATGAGCCGACAGTAACCCTCGACGAACGAGGAACGGCGTTTGTTGATCGAATCATCACGGCTCAGCGCCGGCGTGGCTTGACGGTCATTGCCACCAACGATCCACGCGAATTACGGTATGCTGATCTCTTACTGAAATTGGGAATCGAATAG
- a CDS encoding response regulator transcription factor: MEQTKTILVVDDDNHLQELVRVRLEQEGYGVLQTSSGIEAMKIIRNQRPDLVILDIMLPDLDGMMVCQKVREFASLPILMLTAKTEPHDVITGLDYGADDYLVKPFNYDELLARIRALLRRVPAVNRPLVVGQNLISIDQRKHEVRVRGELVDLTPTEYQLLLVLAEHAGEVVTHEQLLRAVWGSDQVRDNDYLKVYIWHLRRKIEHDPRQPQILLTEWGVGYRLEP; this comes from the coding sequence ATGGAACAGACCAAGACCATTCTGGTTGTCGATGACGATAATCATTTGCAAGAGCTGGTACGTGTGCGGCTTGAACAGGAAGGCTATGGTGTTCTACAGACGAGTAGTGGCATAGAGGCGATGAAGATCATCCGTAACCAGCGGCCTGATCTGGTGATTCTTGATATTATGCTGCCCGATCTTGATGGTATGATGGTCTGCCAAAAAGTTCGGGAATTTGCTTCGCTACCGATATTAATGCTTACTGCTAAGACTGAACCGCATGATGTAATCACGGGTCTTGATTACGGCGCTGATGATTATCTTGTCAAGCCCTTTAATTATGATGAATTACTGGCTCGGATTCGTGCTCTGCTCAGACGGGTACCGGCGGTGAATCGCCCGCTCGTCGTCGGTCAGAACTTGATTAGCATCGATCAGCGTAAGCATGAGGTGCGTGTGCGCGGTGAGCTGGTTGACCTGACACCGACTGAGTATCAACTGCTGCTGGTGCTGGCTGAACACGCTGGTGAGGTAGTTACCCACGAACAACTGTTACGTGCGGTTTGGGGGAGCGATCAAGTACGCGATAATGATTACCTGAAGGTTTATATCTGGCATCTGCGACGCAAAATCGAGCATGATCCTCGCCAGCCCCAGATTTTACTGACCGAATGGGGAGTTGGATATCGGCTTGAACCATGA
- a CDS encoding SGNH/GDSL hydrolase family protein: protein MPVIRRLLLIAFVVTMVWGIIVRADRPPVAAQSFHTGLIAQTTISGDVNITMPGRFALTFTQTGITTWRDLRRDPSGNRNLIADATPLVTARLANNRLLTAPPELVRASSLRALVVYADADHTISYEVWAGGQIAITVNGEQVNLSGPYLAANTGTGAALQLVKRVPTQQYWLLYLDAWAVDELPKMVTDPGLAGVTTTSSAGLASTNAVAVNPPDGVVRAPRLRISNWSGGAKVTVERAGVVLAPGIDYLSEYDDESGELIVQYLHLLPPGSVAERTFLIRPAQAEPVLTLAILDANGSPRPLDPVSGMLIVDADLPAGQSPAPGPLTTRDVFQIPYIQTEPTLRLQATITDPPSGLSGVRFTINGPGFSQTIDDTTIDDGFRANVTLPRRAEYTVTATLLIDGAPGTVSRTINPVGYGRVLISIGDSITAGKWAFYRLPPGSTLTGSSDGYPFTSPPSPGSGYPRSNDGRNYPQSDNTQADSGSYQNIYYAGYQIELNDLLTTCLNSPVFILNDGLSGIRTARDLYGNTTGSDRVGTSGYLNVLGKANVYRQHVTDLGAEQILLQVGTNDATAISTTNIYNNLMPASVYKEDLRAVINALRQDKPDLALWVARLPWRNDGNASQAATRRATTQAFNASIVELVDELDDSAPIRLGPDFYTHFETNPSQIITTNPTNGSADNIHPNADGFSAMATLWANVLCTDLPREPDPPPTPTTTIYIPTVTSTSTPSTTSVTASPTATASPTATASPTATASPTATASPTATASPTATASPTATASPTATASPTATASPTATASPTATASPTATASPTATASPTATASPTVTLTPSPTHGNAPGQSTDFPIYIPLINR from the coding sequence ATGCCAGTTATCCGTCGTTTGTTGCTGATCGCGTTCGTAGTAACGATGGTCTGGGGCATAATCGTTCGAGCTGATCGGCCCCCGGTCGCCGCACAGTCTTTTCATACCGGCTTAATCGCGCAAACAACAATCAGTGGTGATGTGAACATCACGATGCCCGGACGCTTTGCACTCACATTTACCCAAACCGGTATTACGACATGGCGCGATCTACGCCGCGATCCGTCCGGCAATCGTAATCTGATCGCCGATGCCACACCGCTGGTTACGGCACGTCTCGCCAATAATCGCCTGTTGACAGCACCGCCAGAGTTGGTACGTGCCTCTTCGTTGCGTGCCCTGGTCGTCTATGCCGATGCTGACCACACGATTAGCTACGAGGTTTGGGCCGGTGGACAAATTGCAATAACTGTTAATGGTGAACAGGTAAATCTCTCTGGTCCCTATCTGGCAGCTAATACCGGAACCGGTGCCGCACTCCAATTGGTGAAGCGCGTGCCGACACAGCAATACTGGCTGCTCTATCTCGATGCCTGGGCAGTCGATGAGTTACCGAAAATGGTGACCGATCCTGGTCTGGCCGGTGTGACTACTACGAGCAGTGCAGGGTTAGCATCCACTAACGCGGTTGCCGTAAACCCGCCCGATGGCGTCGTTCGGGCGCCGCGCTTACGCATCAGCAACTGGTCAGGTGGAGCAAAAGTGACGGTTGAACGGGCTGGTGTTGTTCTCGCCCCGGGTATTGACTATCTCAGTGAGTACGATGATGAGAGCGGGGAACTGATTGTGCAGTATCTCCATCTGTTACCACCCGGCTCTGTGGCTGAACGTACTTTTTTAATCCGACCAGCCCAGGCCGAACCGGTGCTGACCCTGGCAATTCTTGATGCCAACGGATCACCACGCCCGCTTGATCCGGTGAGCGGTATGCTGATAGTTGATGCTGATCTGCCAGCCGGTCAATCACCGGCTCCAGGGCCGTTGACAACGAGAGATGTCTTCCAAATACCATATATTCAAACTGAGCCAACACTCCGTCTCCAGGCAACTATTACCGATCCACCGTCTGGACTAAGTGGAGTGCGTTTCACGATTAACGGTCCCGGTTTTTCGCAGACCATTGATGATACAACAATCGATGATGGCTTCCGTGCGAATGTTACGCTACCACGTCGGGCGGAATATACTGTCACGGCAACCCTTCTGATCGATGGCGCACCAGGAACGGTTAGTCGTACTATCAACCCAGTGGGCTACGGACGAGTTTTGATCAGCATTGGCGACTCAATTACTGCTGGGAAGTGGGCTTTCTACCGTTTGCCGCCAGGATCAACACTTACCGGATCGAGTGATGGGTATCCGTTTACCAGTCCGCCATCCCCCGGCAGTGGCTACCCGCGTAGTAACGATGGTCGTAACTACCCGCAATCAGATAATACCCAGGCCGATAGTGGTAGTTACCAGAATATCTATTATGCCGGTTATCAGATCGAGCTGAATGATCTCCTAACCACTTGTCTCAACAGCCCGGTCTTTATTCTCAACGATGGGTTGAGCGGTATTCGTACCGCACGCGATTTGTACGGGAACACTACCGGATCAGACCGTGTCGGAACGAGCGGCTACCTCAATGTACTAGGTAAAGCGAACGTGTATCGTCAGCATGTCACCGATTTAGGTGCCGAACAGATTCTCTTGCAGGTGGGAACAAACGATGCAACTGCAATCTCCACGACAAATATATACAATAACTTGATGCCGGCCAGTGTCTACAAAGAGGACTTGCGGGCAGTGATTAATGCACTCCGCCAGGATAAACCTGATCTTGCGCTATGGGTAGCCCGCCTGCCGTGGCGAAACGATGGTAATGCTTCCCAGGCTGCAACACGTCGCGCCACTACTCAGGCTTTTAACGCCAGTATCGTTGAACTGGTTGATGAACTCGATGATAGTGCACCCATCCGGTTAGGGCCTGATTTCTACACTCATTTTGAAACCAATCCAAGCCAAATCATTACAACGAATCCAACCAATGGAAGTGCAGATAATATCCACCCCAACGCCGATGGTTTCAGTGCTATGGCAACATTGTGGGCTAACGTTCTCTGCACTGATCTCCCGCGCGAGCCTGATCCACCTCCCACTCCAACCACCACTATCTATATTCCAACGGTCACCAGTACCTCAACACCTTCGACAACCAGTGTAACGGCCAGCCCGACGGCGACGGCCAGCCCAACGGCGACGGCCAGCCCGACGGCGACGGCCAGCCCGACGGCGACGGCCAGCCCGACGGCGACGGCCAGCCCGACGGCGACGGCCAGCCCGACGGCGACGGCCAGCCCGACGGCGACGGCCAGCCCGACGGCGACGGCCAGCCCGACGGCGACGGCCAGCCCGACGGCGACGGCCAGCCCGACGGCGACGGCCAGCCCGACGGCGACGGCCAGCCCGACGGCGACGGCCAGCCCGACGGTCACTTTGACGCCGAGCCCAACCCATGGCAACGCGCCCGGACAATCAACAGACTTTCCGATATACATTCCGCTCATTAATCGATGA
- a CDS encoding DnaJ domain-containing protein codes for MVTDEEGIVAVGGSARWPPIATIVVSTMIDYYEILQVHPKADAEAIRAAYERLRERYAPERLEGAAEELVDLARQRREAIERAYAVLSDPQRRAEYDRQLQTILQPAPPPVPDTAPSVPVGEDDDDLIDYRPLPPARRQERPPGFNPQPYLSRSSRAASVRGRTVQRQQPVWLLPSLVVAAATFSIVLGTLISTALVAQPATSGTNPAATVVPPTPTFREILDQFEGQVIEARQVTRQVPENPNAWINLGNALFDSVVYVREQLTNGNAEAQQIYPERLPRWLEAVEAYRKALELQPDNNVVRADIAASLCYYGIDTKNPKRAQEGLAEAEKALQAAPQDARVLLSHGICLVAVDPPQTERAIQQWQLVLSIPGVNQGLQLQAQILINEYSQ; via the coding sequence GTGGTGACAGATGAGGAGGGAATAGTCGCGGTTGGTGGGTCGGCCCGATGGCCGCCAATCGCGACTATTGTTGTGAGCACTATGATTGACTACTACGAAATTTTACAAGTTCACCCAAAAGCTGATGCTGAGGCGATTCGCGCAGCCTATGAGCGGTTACGGGAGCGGTATGCTCCGGAGCGACTTGAGGGAGCGGCTGAGGAGTTGGTTGATCTGGCTCGCCAGCGACGTGAAGCAATTGAACGAGCTTATGCCGTCTTAAGTGATCCGCAGCGGCGGGCTGAGTATGATCGACAACTGCAAACGATCCTTCAACCTGCACCGCCACCTGTACCGGATACTGCTCCATCTGTTCCTGTTGGTGAGGATGATGACGATCTGATCGATTATCGGCCATTGCCACCCGCCCGGCGCCAGGAGCGCCCACCGGGCTTTAATCCACAGCCATACCTGAGTCGTAGCTCACGAGCTGCATCGGTTCGGGGGCGCACCGTCCAGCGCCAGCAACCTGTCTGGCTGCTACCTTCACTGGTGGTAGCAGCAGCGACGTTTAGCATCGTGCTCGGCACACTGATCAGTACTGCGCTGGTTGCACAACCCGCAACTTCTGGTACTAATCCGGCAGCAACGGTTGTACCGCCAACGCCGACGTTCCGCGAGATTCTCGATCAGTTTGAAGGCCAGGTTATTGAAGCTCGACAGGTCACTCGGCAAGTCCCGGAAAACCCTAATGCCTGGATCAACCTTGGCAATGCCTTGTTCGATAGTGTGGTGTACGTGCGTGAACAGCTTACCAACGGTAATGCCGAGGCGCAGCAAATCTATCCAGAACGCCTACCACGTTGGCTAGAGGCCGTTGAAGCTTATCGCAAAGCACTTGAGCTACAGCCCGACAATAACGTTGTTCGGGCCGACATTGCAGCCAGTCTGTGTTACTATGGTATCGATACCAAGAATCCGAAGCGTGCCCAAGAAGGATTGGCAGAAGCAGAAAAAGCCCTTCAGGCTGCGCCACAAGATGCACGAGTGTTGCTTTCGCATGGCATTTGCCTCGTTGCTGTCGATCCGCCACAAACCGAACGCGCCATTCAGCAGTGGCAGCTCGTGTTGTCTATTCCCGGCGTAAATCAGGGATTGCAATTGCAGGCGCAGATTCTGATCAATGAATATAGTCAATAA
- the ccsA gene encoding cytochrome c biogenesis protein CcsA, with product MTLLALISYGLVLRGQRAALSYARFGVYAALAGVIMSWTLLVTVFLARRFDLDYVYNYSSRDLEFFFTIAATWAGQPGSFMIWLLWGAIASVLLVRRTKHFEPYVLMVVMAIQAAIIGFTLVLNPFQPLVDPNTGVALNPGDGRGLNPLLHNFWMIIHPPILFVGYALSMIPFAFALAALWRRDYDTWVKRALPWTLAAWTFLGLALLLGGYWAYETLGWGGYWGWDPVENSSLVPWLILTALIHGMLVQRTHGSLRKTNLVLGLATYVTVFYATFMTRSGVYANFSVHSFVAEGIFEGLVGFQIFLLAVAVVSLVVRWNDIPSRPLSDKFFSRDSFFVLGIITIVMTALVVGIGTSMPVISAIPGVGHTLQEWMGRYFELDDGTLMNPQAQPFEDGRFSLAPSFYQRTVPPLGVVAIVLLIVGPLLGWRDSNLSHLLRALRWPAVLAVVAAIVAIFINVRDVLSLFYVAGGAFAFGTNLLMIIRTLRGGWLRIGGYLAHLGFTVMAIGMVASSAYATPDTRLTLSPGESARLFGYEFIFNGYQLDDQQRGVLDVTVSDGSRTFSARPYLYYNQRMGATMQTPSIHSYFWHDLYISPAGYDPERDPSRPVLGVDQSVQMGPYTLTFRGFNIDREAMVRGEAKVGARVEVIYEGQTFEVEPRVEVVPNPTTNEGELQFIPVTLPGGHTLRLAELDPTNRMVLLEGSGPGIDELPVVPAKAVIAVSVKPLVVLVWTGVIIMVIGGAIALVRRYLEGSLALAGVRVRLPKALPELVAQMGWRAAGR from the coding sequence ATGACCCTACTGGCACTCATTAGTTATGGACTGGTGCTGCGCGGTCAGCGAGCAGCACTCAGCTACGCCAGGTTTGGGGTTTATGCGGCACTGGCCGGCGTTATCATGTCGTGGACATTGCTGGTTACCGTTTTCCTGGCTCGTCGTTTTGATTTGGATTACGTGTACAACTACAGCTCACGTGATCTGGAGTTCTTCTTCACCATTGCTGCGACCTGGGCGGGTCAGCCGGGCAGCTTTATGATCTGGCTCCTCTGGGGTGCCATCGCCAGTGTGCTGTTGGTTCGTCGTACAAAGCACTTCGAGCCGTATGTGCTAATGGTTGTGATGGCGATTCAGGCTGCAATCATTGGGTTCACGCTGGTGCTCAATCCCTTTCAGCCACTGGTTGATCCCAATACTGGTGTGGCTCTGAACCCTGGTGATGGACGTGGTCTGAATCCCTTGCTGCATAACTTCTGGATGATTATTCACCCACCGATTCTCTTCGTCGGCTATGCACTATCAATGATTCCCTTTGCGTTCGCACTGGCAGCACTCTGGCGCCGCGATTACGATACGTGGGTTAAACGAGCGCTGCCGTGGACACTGGCAGCCTGGACATTTCTGGGTCTTGCGCTCTTGCTCGGTGGCTATTGGGCCTATGAAACTCTGGGTTGGGGTGGTTATTGGGGCTGGGATCCGGTGGAAAACTCCTCACTGGTGCCCTGGCTCATTCTGACCGCTCTGATCCACGGTATGCTGGTGCAGAGAACCCACGGGAGCCTCCGCAAGACAAACTTAGTGTTAGGTTTAGCAACCTATGTTACCGTCTTTTATGCCACCTTCATGACGCGCAGTGGCGTGTATGCCAACTTCTCCGTTCATTCGTTCGTTGCTGAAGGTATCTTCGAGGGGCTAGTCGGCTTTCAGATTTTCTTGCTGGCGGTTGCCGTCGTCTCGTTAGTCGTTCGCTGGAACGATATTCCCTCACGTCCGCTTAGTGATAAGTTCTTCTCGCGCGATAGTTTCTTCGTCTTGGGAATTATCACCATTGTGATGACGGCATTGGTGGTTGGTATCGGTACCTCTATGCCAGTCATTTCGGCTATCCCTGGCGTAGGCCATACATTACAAGAGTGGATGGGGCGCTACTTCGAGTTAGACGACGGCACCTTGATGAATCCCCAGGCTCAACCGTTCGAGGATGGGCGCTTCTCGCTAGCTCCAAGTTTTTATCAACGTACCGTACCGCCGCTCGGTGTGGTTGCAATTGTGCTGTTGATCGTTGGGCCACTGCTCGGCTGGCGCGACTCTAATCTGAGTCATCTGCTCCGTGCTCTCCGTTGGCCGGCGGTATTGGCAGTCGTGGCTGCTATCGTCGCAATCTTCATTAATGTACGCGATGTTCTGTCGTTATTCTACGTTGCGGGTGGTGCTTTTGCATTCGGCACCAATCTCCTCATGATTATTCGTACATTGCGCGGTGGTTGGCTACGGATTGGTGGCTATCTCGCCCATCTGGGCTTTACGGTTATGGCCATTGGGATGGTGGCCTCGTCAGCCTACGCTACACCTGATACCCGTCTGACACTGTCGCCCGGCGAATCGGCTCGCCTGTTTGGCTACGAATTTATCTTTAACGGCTATCAGCTTGATGATCAGCAGCGCGGTGTGCTCGATGTAACGGTAAGCGATGGCTCGCGCACCTTTTCGGCCCGACCATACCTCTATTACAACCAACGAATGGGGGCGACGATGCAAACGCCCTCGATCCATAGCTATTTCTGGCACGATCTTTATATCTCGCCAGCCGGCTATGATCCCGAACGCGATCCGTCACGACCGGTCTTAGGTGTCGATCAAAGTGTCCAGATGGGGCCGTATACATTGACCTTCCGTGGCTTTAATATCGACCGCGAGGCAATGGTGCGCGGTGAGGCAAAAGTCGGCGCCCGAGTAGAGGTGATATACGAGGGACAGACGTTTGAGGTGGAGCCACGAGTCGAAGTCGTGCCGAATCCGACCACTAATGAAGGAGAATTGCAGTTTATTCCAGTAACGCTCCCGGGTGGTCACACGTTACGTTTAGCCGAACTCGATCCAACGAATCGGATGGTACTCCTCGAAGGCAGCGGTCCTGGTATTGATGAGTTACCGGTTGTACCGGCCAAGGCAGTGATTGCGGTCAGTGTTAAACCGCTGGTTGTTTTGGTCTGGACAGGTGTGATTATCATGGTGATCGGAGGGGCTATTGCATTAGTCCGCCGCTACCTTGAAGGTAGTCTAGCACTGGCTGGCGTCCGCGTCCGCTTGCCCAAGGCTCTGCCGGAACTGGTAGCACAAATGGGTTGGCGAGCTGCCGGGCGCTGA
- a CDS encoding CcmD family protein yields the protein MDNAAIFVATAAVLSVWIAIFVYLWRIDTTARMLQRELRREREQAETALPKAEVSRVRSTDEADEPVERRS from the coding sequence ATGGATAACGCCGCAATTTTTGTAGCTACCGCCGCAGTGTTATCGGTCTGGATCGCTATTTTTGTCTACCTCTGGCGGATCGACACAACGGCACGTATGTTGCAGCGAGAGCTACGACGTGAGCGTGAGCAAGCAGAAACAGCTTTGCCGAAAGCCGAAGTGAGTCGTGTGCGATCAACCGATGAGGCCGATGAGCCGGTTGAGCGCCGTTCATAA
- a CDS encoding heme exporter protein CcmB, protein MTQSIDIDSPDTDIPAIPANGIVATFRAAWAIFRKDIACELRTRYAINTLLLFAISATTAISLGVGFLGLRRTQEALLIQSALLWIALLFAALNGLSRSFVYEEETRTLTALRLTASPTAVFLGKFCFNLMLVLTLNLVTSLLFIVLLRVRVGSPFAFGAMLAMGGLALTSATTIIAAIISRASFKGALFAVLSFPLLVAPLIVAIQGTAQTLENVTFDAVFGSLRFLFAYVVATFTASLLLFPFVWES, encoded by the coding sequence ATGACTCAATCCATTGACATAGATTCACCAGACACCGACATTCCGGCGATACCGGCTAACGGTATTGTTGCCACCTTTCGTGCTGCATGGGCAATCTTCCGCAAAGATATTGCCTGCGAACTTCGCACGCGCTATGCGATCAACACACTCTTACTCTTCGCCATAAGTGCCACAACTGCGATCAGCCTCGGCGTCGGCTTTCTTGGTCTGCGCCGCACTCAAGAAGCTCTGCTTATCCAATCGGCTCTCTTGTGGATTGCCCTGCTGTTTGCCGCACTCAATGGTCTGTCACGCAGTTTCGTCTACGAAGAAGAGACCAGAACACTCACGGCACTGCGATTGACTGCCTCACCGACCGCTGTCTTTCTGGGCAAATTTTGCTTTAACCTCATGTTGGTTCTTACCCTCAACCTAGTGACGAGTCTGCTCTTTATTGTCTTACTGCGCGTCCGCGTTGGTAGTCCGTTCGCCTTTGGGGCGATGTTAGCAATGGGCGGCCTGGCTCTAACCTCCGCCACAACCATCATTGCTGCTATCATCTCTCGGGCTAGTTTCAAAGGTGCGTTGTTCGCCGTGCTTTCGTTTCCTTTGCTGGTTGCCCCACTGATTGTTGCTATTCAGGGCACTGCCCAAACGCTGGAAAATGTCACCTTCGATGCTGTCTTTGGTTCGCTACGGTTCTTGTTTGCCTATGTGGTCGCAACCTTCACCGCATCACTGTTGCTGTTTCCATTTGTGTGGGAGTCGTAA
- a CDS encoding cytochrome c biogenesis protein, producing MAQRLAQAAKIGIGLWMAGVAIATFLVVPQYEGLGDAGRIVIVHVPTAWVSVVAFTISAIFSGLYLWRRRERDDHIAVAAAEAGLLFTLLATITGMIFSQVAWGIFWNWDPRQTSIFVLLLIYAALFALRAAIDDIDRRRQLSAVYSLFAFVTMPFLFFIAPRIADSTLHPNCAFIQGSNCDGVVLEVGKVGLIGDQKVQLLGLERKGNLLVAEVKVSTPGLQREAILYPSLDLVDGGMADRPEFPGSRFQLGLEEYNEATGAVRLNMEAPGTNLLENRRTLYVFLAANLGFTALLFWMLQVRSLVLDLQWAIAQRGRVTYG from the coding sequence ATGGCGCAACGATTGGCACAGGCGGCAAAAATTGGCATCGGGTTGTGGATGGCTGGCGTAGCAATTGCTACCTTTTTAGTTGTACCGCAGTATGAAGGCTTAGGTGATGCAGGTCGCATTGTTATTGTCCATGTTCCCACGGCCTGGGTCAGTGTTGTTGCCTTCACCATTTCGGCTATCTTTAGCGGTTTGTACTTGTGGCGACGCCGTGAACGCGATGACCACATTGCGGTAGCTGCGGCTGAGGCTGGCTTGCTCTTTACGCTACTGGCTACTATCACCGGAATGATCTTTTCACAGGTAGCGTGGGGCATTTTCTGGAATTGGGATCCGCGCCAGACCTCAATCTTTGTCCTCCTCCTCATTTATGCCGCGTTGTTCGCGCTGCGTGCTGCTATCGACGATATTGATCGGCGCCGCCAATTGAGTGCCGTCTACTCGTTGTTCGCGTTTGTCACGATGCCTTTCCTCTTCTTTATTGCTCCCCGTATTGCTGACAGTACCCTGCACCCAAATTGTGCTTTTATTCAAGGTAGTAATTGCGATGGTGTTGTCCTCGAAGTGGGCAAAGTCGGTCTGATCGGTGACCAGAAAGTGCAGTTGCTCGGTCTCGAGCGCAAGGGCAATCTGCTGGTTGCTGAAGTCAAGGTGAGCACACCCGGCTTGCAACGCGAGGCAATTCTCTATCCAAGCCTTGATCTGGTAGACGGTGGCATGGCTGATCGCCCAGAGTTTCCCGGCTCACGCTTCCAACTGGGGCTGGAAGAATACAATGAAGCGACTGGAGCAGTGCGGTTGAACATGGAAGCACCAGGCACAAATCTGTTAGAAAATCGGCGAACGCTCTATGTCTTCCTGGCTGCGAATCTTGGCTTTACCGCACTCCTTTTCTGGATGTTACAGGTTCGTTCACTGGTGCTTGACTTGCAGTGGGCAATTGCACAACGCGGGAGAGTAACATATGGATAA
- a CDS encoding J domain-containing protein, with protein sequence MTRQNYYSLLGVAPEADQADIDAAYEQQRQRYAPERLGDLADDLRAVAQKRLAEIEQAYTVLRDPERRRQYDISQGFIPSTPRPVRREPGRRELLSAFAFAFVAVAIVVAVWMFTNRETLSGQAMGEVNRPAPSFTAPALRGGTIELTQYRGNVVVLNFWGTWCEPCKRELPALQRAYEQFAGQGLMIIGVNLTDDEQVQGRTVADVAAFLDQYNVTYPIALDVDGTITEAYRVFPLPTSFFITPDGQIRYVHIGELTFDDIAVRFTELRAGSSGQSR encoded by the coding sequence ATGACTAGACAAAATTATTACAGCCTATTAGGTGTGGCGCCAGAGGCCGATCAGGCAGACATTGATGCTGCCTATGAACAGCAACGGCAACGATATGCACCGGAACGGCTCGGCGATCTCGCCGATGACCTGCGGGCAGTCGCTCAAAAGCGGTTGGCCGAGATTGAGCAAGCATATACCGTGCTCCGTGATCCAGAACGACGGCGCCAGTATGACATCAGTCAGGGTTTCATCCCGTCAACTCCTCGACCGGTGCGCCGTGAACCGGGTCGTCGTGAATTGTTGAGTGCTTTCGCCTTCGCCTTTGTTGCCGTAGCAATTGTTGTGGCAGTCTGGATGTTTACAAACCGTGAAACATTGAGCGGTCAGGCGATGGGTGAAGTTAATCGTCCGGCACCCTCGTTTACAGCTCCAGCATTACGTGGCGGTACTATCGAACTAACGCAGTACCGTGGCAATGTTGTTGTACTCAACTTCTGGGGAACGTGGTGCGAACCGTGCAAACGAGAATTGCCAGCTTTGCAGCGGGCATATGAACAATTCGCCGGTCAGGGTCTGATGATCATTGGCGTGAACCTTACCGATGATGAACAGGTGCAAGGGCGAACCGTTGCAGATGTGGCAGCATTCTTAGATCAGTATAACGTGACGTATCCGATCGCACTTGATGTTGACGGTACCATCACCGAGGCCTATCGAGTGTTTCCGCTTCCTACCAGTTTCTTTATTACACCTGACGGGCAGATTCGCTATGTTCACATCGGTGAACTCACCTTTGACGACATCGCTGTTCGATTCACCGAGTTACGAGCTGGCAGCAGTGGTCAATCGCGGTGA